DNA sequence from the Bradyrhizobium sp. CIAT3101 genome:
GCCGAAGAACCAGAGGTCGGGTTTCACGTCGAGCTCGGCGCGCACCACGCCCTTGCCGAACTCGCCGCCATTGTCGCTGATTTCCGTGATGCGATCGAACATGAGCATCGGCGGCAGCGGCAGCTGGGCATTGCCCGGGCCGAACATCTCACCGCGGGCACATGCCAGCAGATCTTCGTATTCGTAACCATTGCGCCTGTTCAGCATGCGGAAGCCTCTGTTTGAACCCCGATTGAGCGGCGTTTCTGGCAAAAATGGGCCCCGTTTCGTTCGGAATGCAACGCCAATTGCCATCGTCAGGCGCAAATCCGAGCCGGATGGACTGCCGGCCGGGCCTCAATGCCCGGCTGCGCCAAAATCGGTTAAGCGGAACCGCGCGCTCTCTAACACAGGCCTTTCGGGTGGCAAAGCGGTCCCATGAAGGTAAAATGACGGTGGCGCGGCCCGGTTCCTCGGCTGATTAGAACCACTCTAGTTGCGAGAAACTTGCATCTGCATCTATCTGTCCATATATTGCAGATAGATAGTGTTCACGCGTGCCCGAATTCTGGAAATGAGCGAAAACAACGCCACCCATCACGACGAGGACGCCCAGGTGGCGGCCCTTCTGTCCGGCCGTCAGCCGGCCTTGACCGGCTGCCCCTGGCACGACGTCAATGAAATGCTCCAGTCCGCCGGCCTGCGCCCCACGCGCCAGCGCATGGCTCTCGGCTGGCTGCTGTTCGGCAAGGGTGCGCGCCACCTCACGGCTGAAATGCTCTACGAGGAAGCGACGCTGGCCAAGGTCCCGGTCTCGCTCGCGACCGTCTACAACACGCTGAACCAGCTGACCGATGCCGGCCTGCTGCGTCAGGTCAGCGTCGACGGTACCAAGACCTATTTCGATACCAACGTCACCACGCACCACCATTATTACCTCGAGAACAGCCACGAGCTGGTCGATATCGAGGATCCGCATCTGGCGCTGTCCAAGATGCCGGAGGTGCCGGAAGGTTACGAGATCGCGCGAATCGACATGGTCGTGCGCCTGCGCAAGAAGCGCTAAGGTCGTCCTAAGCTGCTGATCTGATCGTCATGGCCGGGCTTCGTCCCGGCCATTGTCGTTTCAGGCCGTCAGTTCACCTGCTCGTCCGCATAGACGCCCCAGAGGCGCTCCTGCTGGATCCAGCCGTCAAAGCCGTTGCCGGTGACGTGGCACCAGCTTGTGGTGCACTTTTTCACGGTAGTGACGACGCCGGCCTGGAGTTTCGCGGCCACCGCACTGTCGGGATCGGCGCGGTCATAGATCGGCGCGAGGTCGTCCTTGTTCTTCATGGTGACCACCGCAGTGCGGCGGCCCGACAGCAGCGAATGATAGACCCAGCCCTCGGCGCCCTCGGAATCGCGCACCCGACGCCAGTTCTCGAACTCGGCGGTGATTTCGACCGGCAGACCGGAACGGGTGTAGACCCAGGCCACGTCATTGTCCTTGGTCGGGCCGGCGCGGACGTTGACGTGATCGGATTTGAGGCTGACATAGCGCGGCACCGGAAGGCCGCTGGCGGTCTGGGGCGTCGCGGCATCCTTCGCCGAATGCCCGGGGCTGACCGAAGCGCTCCACCAGGTGCAAACGAGCGCCATCACCGAACAAAAACGCCCCAACGCCATCAACCCGTCTCCTGTCGAGGAACCGGCTCAACCGGGCCCTCACCCCAAACTCCAAACGTTGCCGCGCAATCCCCTCTCCCGCCCCATGCGGGGTGCTCCTGAAGCCAACTTGTCTTGGCCCGGCCTTCTGCTAGAGAGGACGGACATCTGAACAACCAGTTTACCCCGATTTTCCGGCCGGAAAGTAGGGGAACAGCTTGAAGGAAACGCCGGGGACGACACGGCCAAGGCAGTGTCGAACAACCGGGTTAATGAGGCCTCAACGGCGAGCCTTTGGCGACAAAGGCGGCCTGCAACGCCTCATGAGGGCAGGACATGTCGGTGAAGAAAAAGCCCCTCGTCGTGGTGACGCGCAAGCTGCCGGACTCGATCGAGACCCGGATGCGCGAACTGTTCGACGCACGCATCAATCTCGACGACACACCGATGTCGGCCGAGCAGATTGCGGAAGCCGCGCGCACCGCCGACATTCTGGTTCCGACGGTCACCGATCACATCAGCGCCGACATCGTTAATCAGCCCGACTGCAAGGTGAAGCTGATCGCCAACTTCGGCAACGGCGTCGACAATATCGACGTCGAGGCTGCGCATGCCCGCGGCATCACCGTCACCAACACGCCGAAGGTTCTGACCGAAGACACCGCCGACATGACCATGGCGCTGATCCTGGCCGTGCCGCGCCGGATGATCGAGGGCGCCTCGGTGCTGACGGAGGGAAAACCCTGGGCGGGCTGGTCACCGACCTGGATGCTCGGCCACCGCATCGGCGGCAAGCGCCTCGGCATCATCGGCATGGGCCGCATCGGCCAGGCGGTCGCGCGCCGCGCCCGCGCGTTCGGCCTGCAGATCCACTATCACAACCGCCGTCCTGTTGCGCCGAAGATCGCCGAAGAGCTTGGTGCGACCTATTGGGAAAGCCTCGACCAGATGCTGGCGCGGATGGACATCATCTCGGTGAACTGTCCGCACACGCCGGCGACTTATCACCTGCTCTCGGCGCGGCGGCTGAAGCTGATCCGCAAGGACGCCTACATCGTCAACACCGCGCGCGGTGAAGTCACCGACGAGGACACGCTGATCAAGCTGATCGAAGGCGGCGAGATCGGCGGCGCCGGCCTCGACGTCTATGAGCACGAGCCGGCGGTCAATCCCAAGCTGGTGCGGCTTGCGAAGGCCGGCAAGGTGACGCTGATGCCGCATATGGGCTCGGCCACGATCGAAGGCCGCGTCGAGATGGGCGAGAAGGTGATCATCAACATCCGCACCTTCCTCGACGCCCACAAGCCGCCGGATCGCGTGCTGCCGAGCATGCTGTGAAGCAGCTTTACTGCGCAGCAAGCCCTCGCTCCTCATCCTGAGGAGCGCGGAACGCGCGTCTCGAAGGATGGCCGTGGGCGAGAGTTCGGCCTGCATGGTTCGAGACGGCGCTTCGCGCCTCCTCACCATGAGGGCCTAAGAGCGCAGCCCATTTCGCTTGCGCCAATCCGCGACGAAATCGATAAACGCACGTAGCGCCGGCGGCACCTGGCGCCGGCTGGGATAATACAGGAACGGGCCGGGGAACGGCTCGCACCAATCTTCCATCAGGCTGACGAGTGCGCCGGACTTGACGGCATCGCCGACATAGCCATTGAGGCTGGCCCAGATGCCGGCGCCGCCAAGCGCGGCACGCATCGCAAGACCCATGTTCGTCGAAATCAGTTTTGCAGGCGGATCGACCTTCACGATCTGGCCGGCCTTTTCGAATTCCCAATCATGCATGACGCCGCTCGAATAGCGCGCGCGAATGCAATCATGATCGAGCAGATCTTTCGGATGTTTTGGCCTGCCACGCCGCGCGACATAATCGGGCGATGCAACGACGACATAGTGCTGCGGGCCGCTGAGCGGGATCGCCACCATGTCCTGCGCGAGATGCTCGCCATAGCGCACGCCGGCATCGTAGCCGCCGCTGACGATATCGACGAAGCCGCTCTCGGAGACGATATCGAGATCGACCTGCGGATGGGCCTGCAGGAACGGAACGACCATCGGCGCCAGCACGAGATCAACCGCCGGCGGCGGCGCGTTGATGCGCAGGCGGCCCGAGGCGACCTCGCGCAGGCCGCGCACCTGATCCAGGGCATCGCCGACGTCGCGCAGTGCCGGCGCCACCCGCGATAGCAACAGCTCGCCCGCCTCGGTCAGCGCGACGCTGCGGGTGGTGCGGTTCATCAGGCGGACGCCGAGGCGCTCCTCAAGATCCCGCAATCTCTGGCTAAGGCTCGACACCGACACGCGGATTTCAACCGCCGCGCGCCGGAAATTGCGGGTGCGGGCGACCGCCACGAAGGCGTCGAGATCGCGCAGGTCGGGATCAGCCATTGTTCGCCAGTGTGAACAAGCTATTCCGCATTGTCCAGCTTATCGCGGCAATCGACCAGGCGCATATCTGGCCTCGTCACGCGGCGCCATCGGCCGCCGCTCTTGAGGAGAGCCATCATGGAACAGCGCAAACTCGGTTCGACCGGCCCCAACGTCTCCGCCCTCGGCCTCGGCTGCATGGGCATGTCGGAGGTCTACGGCCCCGCCGATCGCGGCGAGGCCATCGCCACGGTTCATGCCGCGATCGATGCAGGGATCACACTGCTCGACACCGGCGATTTCTACGCCATGGGTCACAACGAGCTGCTGCTGCGCGAAGCACTGGCGAACGTGCCGCGCGAAAAAGTGGAGATCAGCGTGAAGTATGGCGCGCTGCGCGGGCCCGCCGGTGATTTCATCGGCATGGACACGCGGCCGGCCGCGACCAAGAATTTTCTGGCCTATTCATTGCAGCGCCTCGGCACCGACTATGTGGATGTCTATCGTCCGGCGCGGCTCGATCCCTCCATTCCGATCGAGGAGACGATCGGTGGTCTCGCCGATCTCGTGAAGGCCGGCTACATCAGGCATATCGGCCTGTCCGAGGTCGGCTCCAACACCATCCGCCGCGCGCACGCGGTGCATCCGATCGTCGATCTCCAGATCGAATATTCGCTGATCGAGCGCGGCATTGAGCGCGACATCCTGGAAACCTGCCGTGAGCTCGGCATCGCCATCACCGCCTATGGCGTGCTGGCGCGCGGCCTCATCAGTGGTCATTGGTCGAAAGAATCAGGCAAGACCGGCCGCGACTACCGGCTGATGACGCCGCGCTTTCAGGGCGCGAACCTCGACGCCAATCTCGCGCTGGTGGAACAGCTGCGGACGATCGCCGGCGAGATCGGTGCAACGCCGGCGCAGGTCGCAATCGCCTGGGTCGCAGCCCAGGGCAGGGAGATCGTGCCGCTGGTCGGCGCGCGCACCCGCAATCGCCTCAGCGAAGCGCTTGGATCGACCACGGTGACGTTGACGCCGGCGCATCTGGCCGCATTGGCAAAGGCCTTCCCGCCGAATGTCGCCGCCGGCACGCGCTATGCGGCCGAGCAGATGGCGCATCTCGACAGCGAGAAGCCGGCCAGCAAATAACGGCGATCAGGTGCGATG
Encoded proteins:
- a CDS encoding aldo/keto reductase yields the protein MEQRKLGSTGPNVSALGLGCMGMSEVYGPADRGEAIATVHAAIDAGITLLDTGDFYAMGHNELLLREALANVPREKVEISVKYGALRGPAGDFIGMDTRPAATKNFLAYSLQRLGTDYVDVYRPARLDPSIPIEETIGGLADLVKAGYIRHIGLSEVGSNTIRRAHAVHPIVDLQIEYSLIERGIERDILETCRELGIAITAYGVLARGLISGHWSKESGKTGRDYRLMTPRFQGANLDANLALVEQLRTIAGEIGATPAQVAIAWVAAQGREIVPLVGARTRNRLSEALGSTTVTLTPAHLAALAKAFPPNVAAGTRYAAEQMAHLDSEKPASK
- a CDS encoding LysR family transcriptional regulator, yielding MADPDLRDLDAFVAVARTRNFRRAAVEIRVSVSSLSQRLRDLEERLGVRLMNRTTRSVALTEAGELLLSRVAPALRDVGDALDQVRGLREVASGRLRINAPPPAVDLVLAPMVVPFLQAHPQVDLDIVSESGFVDIVSGGYDAGVRYGEHLAQDMVAIPLSGPQHYVVVASPDYVARRGRPKHPKDLLDHDCIRARYSSGVMHDWEFEKAGQIVKVDPPAKLISTNMGLAMRAALGGAGIWASLNGYVGDAVKSGALVSLMEDWCEPFPGPFLYYPSRRQVPPALRAFIDFVADWRKRNGLRS
- the irrA gene encoding iron response transcriptional regulator IrrA, which codes for MSENNATHHDEDAQVAALLSGRQPALTGCPWHDVNEMLQSAGLRPTRQRMALGWLLFGKGARHLTAEMLYEEATLAKVPVSLATVYNTLNQLTDAGLLRQVSVDGTKTYFDTNVTTHHHYYLENSHELVDIEDPHLALSKMPEVPEGYEIARIDMVVRLRKKR
- a CDS encoding D-glycerate dehydrogenase, yielding MSVKKKPLVVVTRKLPDSIETRMRELFDARINLDDTPMSAEQIAEAARTADILVPTVTDHISADIVNQPDCKVKLIANFGNGVDNIDVEAAHARGITVTNTPKVLTEDTADMTMALILAVPRRMIEGASVLTEGKPWAGWSPTWMLGHRIGGKRLGIIGMGRIGQAVARRARAFGLQIHYHNRRPVAPKIAEELGATYWESLDQMLARMDIISVNCPHTPATYHLLSARRLKLIRKDAYIVNTARGEVTDEDTLIKLIEGGEIGGAGLDVYEHEPAVNPKLVRLAKAGKVTLMPHMGSATIEGRVEMGEKVIINIRTFLDAHKPPDRVLPSML
- a CDS encoding SH3 domain-containing protein, giving the protein MALGRFCSVMALVCTWWSASVSPGHSAKDAATPQTASGLPVPRYVSLKSDHVNVRAGPTKDNDVAWVYTRSGLPVEITAEFENWRRVRDSEGAEGWVYHSLLSGRRTAVVTMKNKDDLAPIYDRADPDSAVAAKLQAGVVTTVKKCTTSWCHVTGNGFDGWIQQERLWGVYADEQVN